The Ruania alba genome has a window encoding:
- a CDS encoding IclR family transcriptional regulator — protein MAQEARLVGTDRVLAVLIELGAHPHGVTLDELSRQVASPKPTVHRALAALRRQRLAIQDGHGRYLLGDEFVRLAFANHEQRPEHMRVAPALSRLCHRYGETVHYAILDGHDVVYRAKVDPPTGAMRISSVVGGRNPAHATGVGKLLLAQTLTSADEISRWIGNRPLARPTDHTLTQPEELHAAFEKIRDQGYAVDEEENEIGIVCLAVPAAPSPPAPHGAISISALAHRTPLDALVGDFEAIRTIVDRPEDDH, from the coding sequence ATGGCCCAGGAGGCGCGGCTGGTCGGTACCGATCGCGTGCTGGCCGTGCTCATCGAGCTCGGCGCTCACCCGCACGGCGTCACGCTCGACGAGCTGTCCCGGCAGGTCGCGAGCCCGAAGCCCACCGTCCATCGCGCCCTCGCCGCGTTGCGCCGGCAACGGCTCGCCATCCAGGACGGTCACGGGCGATACCTGCTCGGTGATGAGTTCGTGCGGCTCGCCTTCGCCAATCACGAGCAGCGGCCCGAGCACATGCGGGTCGCCCCCGCCCTGAGCCGGCTCTGTCACCGCTACGGGGAAACGGTCCACTACGCCATCCTGGACGGTCACGATGTGGTCTATCGAGCCAAGGTCGACCCCCCGACCGGCGCGATGCGGATCAGCTCGGTGGTCGGCGGCCGCAATCCCGCCCACGCCACGGGCGTCGGCAAGCTACTCCTCGCCCAGACGCTCACCAGTGCCGATGAGATCAGTCGCTGGATCGGCAACCGCCCGCTCGCCCGGCCTACGGACCACACACTGACCCAGCCGGAGGAGTTGCACGCAGCATTCGAGAAGATTCGTGACCAGGGCTACGCGGTGGACGAGGAGGAGAACGAGATCGGCATCGTCTGCCTTGCCGTACCCGCCGCACCATCCCCGCCTGCGCCTCACGGGGCGATCAGCATCAGCGCACTCGCTCACCGCACCCCTCTGGACGCCCTCGTGGGCGACTTCGAGGCAATCCGAACCATCGTCGATCGACCGGAAGATGACCATTGA
- a CDS encoding zinc-dependent alcohol dehydrogenase: MRAFVLTAPHTATVVDVEPPRAGPDQVVVDMARVGVCGTDQEFYTGEMAYLADGFASYPIRLGHEWCGTISAVGDGVDPDLLGRRTTGDTMLGCGTCARCRSGRHHVCASRYEIGVRHGWPGALAEQLLVPASALHLLPDAVDDTSGAMVEPGGNALRAVRAAQLTPGDCVLIAGPGTIGLLAGLFARAAGAQVHLLGTTTASLEFARTFGFDGVWKAEDLPELAWDAVIDATNAPTIPAFALDQVEPGKRVVYIGVAGSPSTIDTRTLALKDVTAVGILGASAGLDGAIAAYADGSVDPEPLVQATIGLDGLAEAFRGVRPSGAGPGPKLHVDPRG, from the coding sequence ATGCGAGCCTTCGTCCTCACCGCACCCCACACCGCGACCGTCGTCGACGTCGAACCACCGCGAGCCGGACCGGACCAGGTCGTGGTCGACATGGCACGCGTCGGAGTCTGTGGCACCGACCAGGAGTTCTACACCGGGGAAATGGCTTACCTCGCGGACGGGTTCGCCAGCTATCCGATCCGCCTCGGCCACGAATGGTGCGGCACCATCAGCGCGGTGGGCGACGGCGTCGACCCGGACCTCCTCGGCCGGCGCACCACCGGGGACACCATGCTGGGGTGCGGCACCTGCGCCCGGTGCCGATCGGGCCGGCACCACGTGTGCGCCTCCCGGTACGAGATCGGGGTGCGCCACGGCTGGCCTGGCGCGCTCGCCGAGCAGCTGCTCGTACCCGCATCGGCCCTGCACTTGCTCCCGGATGCCGTGGACGACACCTCCGGTGCAATGGTGGAACCGGGCGGCAACGCGTTGCGCGCGGTCCGCGCCGCCCAACTCACGCCGGGAGACTGTGTGCTGATCGCCGGTCCGGGCACGATCGGCCTGCTCGCCGGGCTGTTCGCCCGGGCCGCCGGCGCACAGGTGCACCTGCTGGGGACCACGACGGCGTCCCTCGAGTTCGCCCGCACGTTCGGTTTCGATGGGGTCTGGAAGGCCGAGGACCTCCCCGAACTCGCATGGGATGCGGTGATCGACGCGACGAATGCGCCAACGATTCCGGCGTTCGCCCTCGATCAGGTGGAACCGGGCAAACGGGTCGTCTATATCGGTGTGGCGGGGAGTCCGAGCACGATCGATACCCGCACACTCGCCCTGAAGGATGTGACCGCCGTCGGGATCCTGGGCGCCTCCGCCGGTCTGGACGGTGCGATCGCCGCCTATGCCGACGGCTCGGTGGACCCCGAACCACTCGTTCAAGCCACGATCGGCCTCGACGGTCTGGCTGAGGCATTCCGCGGGGTCCGCCCGTCCGGCGCAGGCCCGGGCCCGAAGCTGCACGTGGATCCACGAGGCTGA